The genomic stretch CGCAGCACTCGAAGGACATGACGATCTGGCTTCCAAGTCGATCGAAGAGCTGATCGCGAACCTGGATGCAGTTCCGGAAAACATTCGCACCGCAGTTCGCAACAACGGCGGCGGCCATGCGAACCACTCCCTGTTCTGGGAAATCCTTTCCCCGAACGGCGGCGGCGCTCCGACTGGCGCAGTAGCAGATGCGATCACCGCTGCATTTGGCTCCTACGACAACTTCAAAGCTGAGTTCACCAAAGCAGCTACCACCCGTTTCGGCTCCGGCTGGGCATGGCTGATCGCTGACGGCGACAAAGTGGCGATCACCACCACCGAGTACCAAGACAGCCCGATCATGCAAGGCAAAACCCCGATCCTCGGCCTCGACGTTTGGGAACATGCTTACTACCTGAAGTTCCAAAACAAACGCCCGGACTACATCGCTGCTTTCTTCAACCTGATCAACTGGGATGAAGTCAACAAGCGTCTCGCTGCTGCGAAGTAATTCGGATAGAAAAAGCCTCTCCACCACTTGGAGAGGCTTTTTTTTACGTATGAAGCAGACCTTCCTGCACCACCGCCAGCAGTTCATTCCGCTTGTCAGGATGGCATCCGACCAAATACGGCTCTGCATGCATCCCTGCAAACGGCTCCCCGTCGAAGTCGATCACCAATCCGCCCGCTTCCTGCAAGAGCAAAAGTCCAGCATATAGATCATCGCCTTCTGAGTTGTACAGCACGACGCCGTCCAAATCCCCGCGGGCCATCATGCACCACACCAGCGTCGGTGCCCAGACCCGAAGCACCCGCTTCGCTGTGAGATCCAGATGGTGCTTCAGCCTCATCGCCCGCTCTTCCTTTTGCACGATATGGCCTTGTATCCAACCCAGCGTCAATTTTCTGCCCGCCTTGGGCGCTTTGATCCGCAACGGCTGCCCGTTGCACGTCGCCCCTTTGCCGCGCTCGGCCAGATACAGCTTGTCCTGCACCGAGTCATAGATTACCCCAACCATCGCTTCTCGCTGCACAAAGAACGTGATCGCGACCGCATACAAGGGCAAGCCGATCGCATAGTTATTCGTGCCGTCCAACGGATCGACCAGCCACAGATAGTCGCCTTCCACGCCCGACCAGCCCGTCTCCTCGCTGCGAATGCCGTGCTCTGGAAACTCAGCTCGAATCTTTTCCAAGATGATCGCTTCTGCCAAGCGGTCCACCTCGGTGACCAGATCGCCGTGCTCATCTTTCTCCTCCACCGCAAATGCTCCGTCAAAACGCGACTTGGCCAGTTTCCCAGCCGCAGTCGCCGCTTCCATCGCCACTCGTTTTACTTGCTCGATCATTGCTTGCATAGCTTCGCCCCCCTCTTCGTTTCCATAGTTTACCCGATTCAACGCCAGATCGTCTAACCGGTCGCACGCGAACCCAATGTTTAGTGCGATAATTAATTGATCCATCTAAAATTTTTACAATTCAAAAAAGGTTTCCTGTAGTAATCTGTCGAAAATTGACGACAAGCCTATCGCACAACAAACTACCTATTTCTGACGATATCGTACTGTCCTCGAGGTGAGTCGTTTTGAACGAAGTAAAAGATCTCATGCTCAATATGCTCATCATCATCCTGCCCATCTTTATCTATCAGACGATTTGGATCGATAAAATAAGCAGTCCGATGGTCACTGCCCGCGACCGAACTGCCATCAGCATCGTGGCGACCGTTGCGGCTCTTTGCTGTATGACCCTGCCGGTCACTCCGCTGCCCGGCTTTGTCTTTGACCTGCGTCTTGTGCCACTTTTGATCGGGATTCTTTATGGCGGATTTCGCTCCAGCCTGTTCCTCATCGCCGCCGTGTATCTATACAGCTGGTACTTGGGCGGCCCTGGCTTTCCCATCATGGCGCTGACCTATCCATTCGTCATCCTGGCCGCCTATCTGATCTCATCTCGTTTTAAGCGATGGGGCCGCCGCCAGAAGCTGCTCTCTGCCTCGTTGCTCACGTTTTTCGCTTCCTTGCTGGTCAAAACTGCTGTCGTTGTGACCGCCTATCTCCCACAGCCGGACACGCCACAGCTTCCAATCATCGCCGCCTTCGTGATCCTGCACGTCCTCTCGATCTGCATCTCGATCTTCCTGATCGAAAACATGCGGGAAAAAGCGGCCTTACGCTTCGAGATTCAACAGGCTGAAAAGCTGCGCATCATGGGCCAGCTCGCCGCCTCCATCGCGCATGAAGTCCGCAATCCACTGACCGTCGTGCGCGGGTTCCTGCAATTGTTGCAATCGGACCAGATTCCTGCTGAGAAACGTCACATGTTTCTCAAGCTCGGCATCGACGAACTCGACCGCTCCGAGACGATCATCTCCAACTATCTTGCGTTTGCAAAGCCGCAGTCCTCGCGTCTTGAAACGATCGATGTCGCCGAGCGGGTCGAGCATGCCGCAGCTATTATCTCTTCCTATGCGACGTTGCAAAACGTCGAGATCAAGCACCAGATCGCCCAAGGCTTGTACATTGCAGGCGACCCTGAGCAGCTCTCCCAAGTGCTGATGAACCTGGTCAAAAACGGCATCGAGGCGATGCCAAACGGTGGCACCCTGCACATGAACGCCTACAAGCGCGGACAGAACGTCAAGATCGACATCATCGACAACGGCGTTGGTATGAGCGAAGCGGAACTGGAACGAGTTGGCACCCCCTATTTCTCAACCAAGCAGAACGGAACGGGGCTCGGCCTGATGGTCACCTACCAGATCATCCACTCGATGCAGGGCACTGTGCAAGTCAAAAGTGTCCCCGGCAAAGGCACCCAATTTATGCTGACTTTTCCTCAGAATGAAAAAAACGCTCTTCCCGATTGAGGAAAAGCGTTTTTTTTGTTGTGCTTACAGCAAGAACAAAACAGCCACATTTGTCAGCAACAGCAGGGCGACATAGAACACATCTTGACGCCCTACCGTCATCTGATGATAGAACGTGCGATTGAGTGTACCGTCAAAGCCGCGCGCTTCCAAAGCGACCGCCACGCGCTCCGCTTTGCGAATGCCTTGTGCGAGCAGTGGAATCGTATCGCGCACGATCCCCTGCACCTTCCCACGCAGTCCCGGCAGGCGAGAGACGCCACGCACGCGATGCGCCGCTTTGATCAGCGCATACTCCTCTTTGAACAGCGGCAAGAAGCGAAACCCAGCCAACAGCGCATAGGCGATCTTCGGCGACAGTTTACACTGCTGCATCAAGCTCATCACGAGCTTGGTCAAATCGGTAGTCGCCGTGAACAAAAAGCCATAGCAGACGAACGCCATCATCCGGAGCCCGATGTTCAAGCCGTTGATCACCCCTTCTTCGGTGATCCGAATCCAGGCCCATTCCCACCATACCGTCTCGCCTTTGCCATAAGCGGCGAGCACCCAGGTGGTCGAAAGGAAAATGATCAAAAACGGCGACACGCGCCGCACAAATGTACGCAGTGGAATCTTTGCCAAAGTCAGTGTCAAAATCACCGGAATCAGCAACAGATACAGCGTGGTCAACGGTTCGCTGGCCAAGACGATCAAGATCATGCAGAGGAGGTGCAGGATCAGTTTGACTGACGGATTGACCTGTCCGACAAAACTGTTCGTCTCATACATAGACACTCCCCTCCTCCCGTACAGCTTTCCGACGCTGATACTCATAGGACAGTGGCTCGACGAGCGCGGCGCGGGCCAACAGGTCTGGTTGCGTAAACAGTTGCTTGGGCGTCCCGTCAAACAGCAGCCCGCCTTCTGCAAATACCAACACGCGCGTCGCGGTCTCCGCCACCAACTCCACATCATGCGTCGCCATCATCACTGTCGTACCGCTCGCGTTGCGCTCTTGGATGCGCTCGATCAACTCCCGCGTCGTCGCGGCATCCTGCCCGAAAGTCGGCTCATCGAGCAACAACAGCTCCTGATTTTTCAACAACATCCCAGCGACGCTCAAGCGGCGTTTCTGGCCTTGCGACAAGGTAAATGGGTTTTTCGACGCTAACGCCTCGAGGTGAAAATCCTCCAAAAGCTGCTTGGTTTCCCGGTCCACCTTCTCTTGTGGCCATTTCGCCAAGCGCCCGCCAAAGGCGACTTCCTCAAACACCGTATCGGCGATAAACTGATGCTCCGGATTCTGGAACACAATCCCCATCAGGTCATACAACGCTTCCGGCTTGTACGTTCCAAGCTCCTTCCCTTTTACCAGCACCTGACCGCCACTCACAGGAAGCAGTCCACCGACCGCCTTCAAAAACGTGCTCTTTCCTGCTCCGTTCGGTCCCATGATCGCAACCCACTCTCCTGGCTGCACGCGCACATCGACACCGGACCAAACGTTCCGGCCACCTCGATAGCTCATCTGCAAGCCTTTAACATCCAAGAGCGGCTCACGTTCATCGGTCGGTGCGATGGCACTGGATCGGGCCGCAGTTGGCACGCCACTCATGCGCTCATCCTGCGCGGCAGACTTCCGGTTGCCCCCCTCCCCTTGCCGTTCCAAGCGCTGTGCAAGAGGAGCCTGCGGGTCGCTCAGCAGTTGCTCCCACGTCACCGGCCACATGCGCGGTGTCCAGATTCCATACTCGCGGATGGCATCCTCATTTTGGCGCAGAACGTCTTCCGGCTTGCCTTCGCCTTGCAAAGAACCGTCTGGCGCAAACAGCAAGACGCGATCAATCCACTCCATCACGCTCTCCAACTTATGCTCGATCAGCACGATCGTCTTCTCATGGCGCAGTCGAGCGATGTCTTGCAGGACCTGTCTGGTGTTCTCCGGATCGAGCTGCGCCGTCGGTTCATCAAAGAAGAGCACGTCCGGCTCCAGCGCCAGCAAGCAGGCCAGCGCCAACCGCTGCTTCAAGCCGCCGGACAGCTCGGAGATCGGTTTGTGAAGCGGGAGATCAAGCCGGACTTCCCGCATCAACCGCTCGATCTGTCCGCGCATCTCGGCAGGTGGAACTCGGCGGTTCTCTAGCGAGAACGCGATCTCATCTTCCACCGTCAACATGCAAAACTGCGCGTCCGGGTCTTGAAA from Tumebacillus algifaecis encodes the following:
- a CDS encoding superoxide dismutase, translating into MAYQLPALPYANDALEPHFDALTMEIHHDRHHATYVNNVNAALEGHDDLASKSIEELIANLDAVPENIRTAVRNNGGGHANHSLFWEILSPNGGGAPTGAVADAITAAFGSYDNFKAEFTKAATTRFGSGWAWLIADGDKVAITTTEYQDSPIMQGKTPILGLDVWEHAYYLKFQNKRPDYIAAFFNLINWDEVNKRLAAAK
- a CDS encoding inositol monophosphatase family protein; this encodes MQAMIEQVKRVAMEAATAAGKLAKSRFDGAFAVEEKDEHGDLVTEVDRLAEAIILEKIRAEFPEHGIRSEETGWSGVEGDYLWLVDPLDGTNNYAIGLPLYAVAITFFVQREAMVGVIYDSVQDKLYLAERGKGATCNGQPLRIKAPKAGRKLTLGWIQGHIVQKEERAMRLKHHLDLTAKRVLRVWAPTLVWCMMARGDLDGVVLYNSEGDDLYAGLLLLQEAGGLVIDFDGEPFAGMHAEPYLVGCHPDKRNELLAVVQEGLLHT
- a CDS encoding ATP-binding protein, producing MNEVKDLMLNMLIIILPIFIYQTIWIDKISSPMVTARDRTAISIVATVAALCCMTLPVTPLPGFVFDLRLVPLLIGILYGGFRSSLFLIAAVYLYSWYLGGPGFPIMALTYPFVILAAYLISSRFKRWGRRQKLLSASLLTFFASLLVKTAVVVTAYLPQPDTPQLPIIAAFVILHVLSICISIFLIENMREKAALRFEIQQAEKLRIMGQLAASIAHEVRNPLTVVRGFLQLLQSDQIPAEKRHMFLKLGIDELDRSETIISNYLAFAKPQSSRLETIDVAERVEHAAAIISSYATLQNVEIKHQIAQGLYIAGDPEQLSQVLMNLVKNGIEAMPNGGTLHMNAYKRGQNVKIDIIDNGVGMSEAELERVGTPYFSTKQNGTGLGLMVTYQIIHSMQGTVQVKSVPGKGTQFMLTFPQNEKNALPD
- a CDS encoding energy-coupling factor transporter transmembrane component T family protein gives rise to the protein MYETNSFVGQVNPSVKLILHLLCMILIVLASEPLTTLYLLLIPVILTLTLAKIPLRTFVRRVSPFLIIFLSTTWVLAAYGKGETVWWEWAWIRITEEGVINGLNIGLRMMAFVCYGFLFTATTDLTKLVMSLMQQCKLSPKIAYALLAGFRFLPLFKEEYALIKAAHRVRGVSRLPGLRGKVQGIVRDTIPLLAQGIRKAERVAVALEARGFDGTLNRTFYHQMTVGRQDVFYVALLLLTNVAVLFLL
- a CDS encoding ABC transporter ATP-binding protein — its product is MNHEKKTPFLGCEGVSVQFFDRETPVLQEMSVEIAEKEAVLLLGPSGCGKSTLAQVLSGIIPRSIEAWMKGTVYRPDRVGVMFQDPDAQFCMLTVEDEIAFSLENRRVPPAEMRGQIERLMREVRLDLPLHKPISELSGGLKQRLALACLLALEPDVLFFDEPTAQLDPENTRQVLQDIARLRHEKTIVLIEHKLESVMEWIDRVLLFAPDGSLQGEGKPEDVLRQNEDAIREYGIWTPRMWPVTWEQLLSDPQAPLAQRLERQGEGGNRKSAAQDERMSGVPTAARSSAIAPTDEREPLLDVKGLQMSYRGGRNVWSGVDVRVQPGEWVAIMGPNGAGKSTFLKAVGGLLPVSGGQVLVKGKELGTYKPEALYDLMGIVFQNPEHQFIADTVFEEVAFGGRLAKWPQEKVDRETKQLLEDFHLEALASKNPFTLSQGQKRRLSVAGMLLKNQELLLLDEPTFGQDAATTRELIERIQERNASGTTVMMATHDVELVAETATRVLVFAEGGLLFDGTPKQLFTQPDLLARAALVEPLSYEYQRRKAVREEGSVYV